Proteins encoded together in one Entomobacter blattae window:
- the thiC gene encoding phosphomethylpyrimidine synthase ThiC has protein sequence MTGPLIMTALSSILNQLHTVTTGPIRGSHKIYSSPKDFPDMAVPFREIPLAASSGEAPVRVYDTSGPYTDPDITINITKGLTPLRSSWLKKRQFQNETSPRMVKPEDNSFVSEDQLIPACPAPHTVLTGEGAKLITQYEFAKAGLITEEMIYVAHRENLGRAQTGAVTRNGEGIPSFITPEFVRDEIAAGRAIIPANINHPELEPVIIGKNFLVKINANIGNSAITSSVADEIDKMVWAIRWGADTIMDLSTGRNIHNIRDWLIRNAPVPVGTVPLYQALEKVEGDPFRLTWELFRDTLIEQAEQGVDYFTIHAGVRLHHVPLTAKRVTGIVSRGGSIMASWCLHHHRESFLYEHFDEICDIMRRYDVSFSLGDGLRPGSIADANDEAQFAELETLGELTTVAHERGCQVMIEGPGHVPMDKIKYNMEKQQKECGEAPFYTLGPLTTDIAPGYDHITSAIGAAMIGWFGTAMLCYVTPKEHLGLPDRHDVKVGVITYRIAAHAADLAKGHPSAKLRDDALSRARFDFRWEDQFHLALDPDTAYAYHDETLPKEKHKTVHFCSMCGPKFCSMRISQDLRADAQRLAGLEQKKKEFQEAGDKLYVPTDIENTPAE, from the coding sequence ATGACAGGACCTTTGATCATGACGGCTCTCTCCTCTATCCTCAACCAGCTTCATACCGTTACAACCGGGCCCATTCGTGGCTCGCATAAAATTTATTCCTCCCCGAAGGATTTCCCGGACATGGCTGTGCCTTTTCGTGAAATTCCCCTTGCCGCTAGCTCTGGCGAGGCCCCAGTACGTGTTTACGACACTTCAGGACCCTATACCGACCCCGATATCACAATCAATATTACCAAGGGCCTTACCCCCTTGCGCAGTTCCTGGCTTAAAAAACGCCAGTTCCAGAACGAAACTTCCCCGCGGATGGTCAAGCCAGAAGATAACAGCTTTGTCTCTGAAGATCAGCTTATTCCCGCCTGCCCTGCCCCCCACACCGTTCTTACTGGAGAAGGAGCAAAGCTGATTACCCAATATGAATTTGCCAAGGCAGGCCTGATTACCGAAGAGATGATCTATGTTGCGCACAGGGAAAATCTTGGGCGTGCCCAAACCGGCGCTGTGACCCGCAATGGCGAGGGAATTCCCTCTTTCATTACCCCAGAATTTGTACGCGATGAAATTGCTGCAGGGCGGGCCATTATTCCAGCCAACATTAATCACCCCGAGCTAGAGCCTGTTATTATCGGTAAAAATTTCCTGGTCAAGATTAACGCCAATATTGGCAATTCGGCCATTACCTCCTCCGTTGCCGATGAGATTGATAAAATGGTTTGGGCCATACGCTGGGGTGCAGATACCATTATGGACCTCTCTACCGGCCGGAATATCCATAATATCCGCGACTGGCTCATTCGTAATGCCCCCGTGCCTGTTGGCACAGTACCCCTTTACCAGGCCCTGGAAAAAGTCGAGGGAGACCCCTTCCGCCTAACCTGGGAGCTGTTCCGTGACACCCTTATTGAACAAGCTGAACAAGGTGTGGACTATTTTACCATTCATGCCGGTGTGCGCTTACACCATGTTCCCCTTACAGCCAAACGGGTGACAGGTATCGTCTCTCGGGGGGGCTCTATTATGGCCAGCTGGTGTCTGCATCATCACCGTGAAAGCTTCCTTTACGAGCATTTCGATGAGATCTGCGATATTATGCGCCGTTACGACGTCAGCTTCTCCCTCGGAGATGGCCTACGCCCTGGCTCTATTGCCGATGCCAATGATGAAGCCCAGTTTGCCGAGCTAGAAACCCTGGGCGAGCTAACCACCGTTGCCCATGAGCGGGGCTGCCAGGTGATGATCGAAGGCCCTGGCCACGTCCCCATGGATAAAATTAAGTACAATATGGAAAAGCAGCAGAAAGAATGCGGCGAAGCCCCCTTTTATACGCTTGGGCCATTAACAACCGATATTGCCCCCGGGTATGATCATATTACCTCTGCCATTGGTGCGGCTATGATCGGCTGGTTTGGCACGGCCATGCTGTGCTATGTGACCCCCAAGGAGCATCTTGGCCTGCCAGACCGCCACGATGTGAAGGTGGGGGTCATCACCTACCGAATCGCAGCCCACGCGGCAGATCTTGCAAAAGGGCACCCTTCTGCCAAACTGCGTGACGATGCCTTAAGCCGTGCCCGCTTTGATTTCCGCTGGGAAGATCAGTTCCACTTGGCCCTGGATCCGGATACGGCCTATGCCTATCATGATGAAACCCTGCCCAAGGAAAAGCACAAAACGGTTCATTTCTGCTCCATGTGTGGGCCTAAATTCTGTTCCATGCGCATTAGCCAAGACTTAAGAGCTGATGCTCAGCGCCTGGCTGGACTTGAACAAAAGAAAAAGGAATTCCAAGAAGCTGGCGATAAACTCTACGTTCCTACCGATATTGAAAATACACCGGCTGAATAA
- a CDS encoding thiazole synthase, producing the protein MADELKVYGVSLPSRLFLGTARYPSPAILAEAAQRAKTSVLTVSLRRESSSSRQGETFWSLVKGLGTHILPNTAGCHSVKEAVTTAHMARELFNTNWIKLEVIGDGDTLQPDVFALVEAARILNEEGFAVFPYTTEDLGVAERLIEAGCQVLMPWGAPIGSGRGLNNPYALRSLRGHFPKIPLVVDAGIGLPSHATQAMELGYDAILLNTAVSQARTPPLMAEAFAKAIEAGRAAFLADPMEQRDMASPSTPVMGKAFT; encoded by the coding sequence TTGGCCGATGAGCTAAAGGTCTATGGGGTTTCCCTGCCCTCACGCCTGTTTTTGGGAACAGCCCGCTACCCCTCCCCGGCTATTTTGGCGGAAGCTGCCCAACGCGCAAAAACCAGTGTGCTGACGGTCTCGCTGCGTCGGGAATCCTCTTCAAGCCGGCAAGGGGAAACCTTCTGGTCCCTGGTTAAGGGGCTGGGAACCCATATCCTTCCCAACACAGCGGGCTGCCATTCTGTAAAGGAAGCCGTAACCACCGCCCATATGGCCCGCGAGCTTTTCAATACAAACTGGATCAAGCTAGAGGTCATCGGCGATGGTGATACCCTTCAGCCGGATGTCTTTGCCCTGGTTGAGGCGGCTCGTATCCTGAATGAGGAAGGGTTTGCCGTCTTCCCCTACACCACAGAAGATCTAGGCGTTGCCGAGCGCCTGATTGAGGCCGGCTGTCAGGTGCTTATGCCATGGGGCGCCCCCATTGGCAGTGGCCGAGGGCTTAACAACCCCTATGCCCTGCGCTCCCTTAGGGGGCACTTCCCTAAGATTCCCCTTGTGGTTGATGCCGGCATTGGCCTGCCCTCTCATGCCACCCAAGCCATGGAATTGGGCTATGATGCCATTTTGCTGAATACGGCCGTCTCGCAAGCCCGCACCCCGCCCCTTATGGCTGAGGCTTTTGCCAAGGCGATAGAAGCAGGGCGTGCTGCCTTTCTGGCAGACCCTATGGAGCAACGTGATATGGCCAGCCCCTCTACCCCCGTTATGGGAAAGGCCTTTACATGA
- the thiS gene encoding sulfur carrier protein ThiS has translation MILTINGKEHTVSASTLTTLLNTLGYDAELVATAVNGQFISREHRTTLKLSEGDAVEILAPMQGG, from the coding sequence ATGATACTGACCATTAACGGGAAGGAGCACACTGTTTCCGCCTCGACCCTGACCACCCTTCTCAACACCTTAGGCTATGATGCAGAACTTGTGGCCACAGCTGTTAATGGCCAATTCATTAGCCGCGAGCACCGCACAACACTAAAACTTTCTGAAGGGGATGCAGTAGAAATCCTTGCTCCCATGCAGGGAGGTTAA
- the thiO gene encoding glycine oxidase ThiO codes for MSVKIIGAGIAGLTCAVALAEKGIKAELYERGPTVGAPTCSWYAGGMLAPWCERESAEEIVVTQGVSALSWWAQHASSVQQNGTLVLAAPRDVADLTRFSRRTSEYEWVDEARIAALEPDLAGRFRKGLFFPQEGHLNPREAMHTLYKTFVKLGGVVHFNTELPEDYQKSAYAQAEDIWIDCRGLPARQQLKDLRGVRGEMLLLKTSEISFSRPVRLLHPRIPLYIVPRGEGIFMVGATMIESDSPGEARALSIAELLNGAYTIHPAFGEAEILELGSGVRPAFADNIPKVIHQTPHQFYINGMHRHGYLLAPWLAQQTALSVSHLLEEHAL; via the coding sequence ATGAGTGTGAAAATTATCGGGGCAGGGATTGCTGGCCTAACCTGTGCTGTTGCCTTAGCCGAAAAAGGGATTAAGGCCGAACTTTATGAACGGGGCCCTACTGTGGGGGCTCCGACCTGTTCTTGGTATGCAGGGGGCATGCTCGCGCCATGGTGTGAGCGTGAAAGTGCCGAAGAAATCGTGGTGACCCAAGGGGTTTCAGCCCTTTCCTGGTGGGCTCAGCATGCAAGCTCAGTCCAACAAAATGGTACCTTGGTTCTTGCAGCCCCCCGTGATGTGGCCGACCTTACCCGCTTCTCTCGCCGAACAAGCGAGTATGAATGGGTCGATGAAGCCCGCATAGCCGCCCTTGAGCCAGACCTGGCCGGCCGCTTTCGCAAGGGGCTGTTTTTCCCGCAAGAAGGCCATCTTAACCCGCGCGAGGCCATGCACACCCTCTATAAAACATTTGTTAAACTGGGTGGTGTTGTTCATTTTAATACCGAACTCCCCGAGGATTACCAAAAAAGCGCCTACGCCCAGGCAGAAGATATCTGGATAGATTGCCGCGGCTTGCCAGCCCGCCAGCAGTTGAAGGATTTGCGCGGGGTCAGGGGGGAAATGCTGCTTCTGAAAACATCGGAGATTTCCTTCTCTCGCCCGGTAAGGCTGCTTCATCCACGCATTCCGCTCTATATTGTCCCCAGGGGAGAGGGCATTTTCATGGTCGGAGCCACCATGATTGAAAGTGATAGCCCAGGCGAAGCCAGAGCCCTTTCCATAGCCGAATTGCTCAATGGGGCCTACACCATTCATCCTGCCTTTGGTGAGGCTGAAATTTTGGAGCTTGGCAGTGGTGTACGCCCTGCTTTTGCTGATAATATCCCCAAGGTCATTCACCAAACCCCTCACCAGTTTTATATCAACGGCATGCACCGTCATGGGTATTTGCTGGCCCCTTGGTTGGCCCAGCAAACAGCCCTTTCTGTTTCGCACCTGCTAGAGGAACACGCCTTATGA
- a CDS encoding HAD family hydrolase, which yields MVSHRAVVFDMDGLLLDTESLAMEALEKTGLAMGHATPPGFYQGMIGAPMDRNLQMLQEHFGEDFPAEAFFRASDDLFEDYIESGRLTVKPGVWALLDYLDEQAIPYGLATSSGRSKMERHMHKVGLLPRFRYTITRNEVTHGKPGPEPFLNAARLIGVPPAEALALEDSYNGVRSAFAAGMPVIMVPDVLQPTEEIFTKALAVLPSLNEVLEKFRAGR from the coding sequence GTGGTATCGCATCGTGCTGTAGTGTTTGATATGGATGGCCTGCTGTTGGATACGGAAAGCCTGGCCATGGAGGCCTTAGAAAAAACAGGCCTGGCCATGGGCCATGCCACCCCACCTGGTTTTTATCAGGGAATGATTGGGGCCCCTATGGATAGGAACCTGCAGATGTTGCAGGAGCATTTTGGGGAGGATTTTCCCGCTGAGGCGTTTTTTCGTGCCAGTGATGATTTGTTTGAAGACTATATTGAAAGCGGGCGTCTTACTGTAAAACCTGGGGTGTGGGCGTTACTGGATTATCTTGATGAACAGGCCATTCCCTATGGGTTGGCGACCTCTTCTGGGCGCAGTAAGATGGAGCGCCATATGCATAAGGTTGGCCTTTTGCCCCGTTTTCGCTATACCATTACCCGTAATGAGGTTACACACGGCAAACCTGGGCCTGAACCGTTTTTAAATGCGGCCCGTTTAATTGGGGTACCCCCGGCAGAGGCCTTGGCCCTTGAGGATTCCTATAATGGTGTGCGCTCGGCTTTTGCTGCGGGTATGCCGGTTATTATGGTGCCCGATGTTTTGCAACCGACCGAGGAAATATTCACCAAGGCCCTGGCTGTTTTGCCAAGTCTGAATGAGGTGTTGGAAAAATTTCGGGCAGGTCGGTAA
- a CDS encoding reverse transcriptase domain-containing protein, whose product MDAVDPSEQASLSAWFKGRTFRHFDRPIGPKALEELVRKLADPIQVSQHKFSPLIQFTQKTRHRRRSRPKEREICYPSHKDSAILGYYAYQLNEALTQYYKKEDLDKNIIAYRNLGKANNDFAAQARRFAEENKPAMIMTFDVKNFFGSLNHAKLKHRLQALLQAYGPAPLTPQGPTAPSTNPQTLSASPPLLPKDWYSVFRFTSQYHFVQLEDLKNTEPFVSRLSRRENFIGTIKELKEKGIPIYPNPGTRDPTKPDNKPLNSRERHGIPQGTPISAAFSNLYMMEFDKELKTYCTHLNALYLRYSDDILIICPHDPSASMEDITTTIIDNIRNTVLTLLAKEGLQCAEHKTDITQYGKTISESITQTPPYKSPFSPFKQAQYLGFILAEDGTTIRGSSIARQWRKLVPALKAFQRYSCNLKKKPPPKNGLPKNPSTKKLLKRFALIPIMVKIPSLKEEEPIKHKVRCYARNFPAYAWRSAKIFRDTGDTNEKISKQCRNFEKKFYAALHRAQRGENPFPSKKKRTHPSTALFTSHNPE is encoded by the coding sequence ATGGATGCTGTCGACCCCTCAGAGCAAGCCTCCTTATCGGCATGGTTTAAGGGCCGTACCTTCCGCCATTTTGATCGCCCTATAGGCCCCAAGGCCCTAGAAGAATTAGTCAGAAAACTGGCTGATCCTATTCAGGTATCCCAGCATAAATTTTCCCCCCTTATCCAGTTTACTCAGAAAACCCGCCACCGAAGACGTTCCAGACCCAAAGAGCGGGAAATCTGCTATCCTTCCCATAAAGACAGTGCCATTCTGGGGTATTATGCTTACCAGTTAAATGAAGCTTTAACCCAGTATTACAAAAAAGAAGACCTAGATAAAAACATTATTGCCTATCGTAATCTAGGCAAAGCCAATAACGATTTTGCAGCCCAGGCCCGCCGGTTTGCAGAAGAAAATAAACCCGCCATGATTATGACATTCGACGTTAAGAATTTTTTTGGCAGCCTTAATCATGCAAAACTCAAACACCGGCTTCAAGCCCTTTTACAGGCTTATGGCCCTGCCCCGCTTACTCCGCAGGGGCCGACTGCCCCTTCAACAAATCCGCAAACCCTTTCGGCTTCTCCTCCCTTGCTTCCGAAAGACTGGTACAGTGTGTTTCGTTTTACCAGCCAGTATCATTTTGTACAGCTAGAGGATTTAAAAAACACAGAACCTTTTGTCAGTCGGCTGTCAAGGCGGGAGAATTTTATTGGCACGATTAAAGAGTTAAAAGAAAAAGGGATACCCATTTACCCCAACCCCGGAACACGAGACCCCACCAAACCCGACAACAAACCCCTCAACTCCAGGGAAAGGCACGGCATTCCCCAGGGAACACCCATTAGTGCGGCCTTTTCAAACCTGTATATGATGGAGTTTGATAAAGAGCTCAAAACCTATTGTACCCACCTGAACGCCTTATATCTGCGCTATTCTGACGATATCCTGATTATCTGCCCCCATGATCCTTCTGCCAGTATGGAAGACATTACCACCACCATTATTGATAATATCCGCAACACGGTCCTTACCCTCCTGGCTAAAGAAGGGCTGCAATGCGCAGAACATAAAACAGACATCACCCAATATGGAAAAACCATCAGCGAGTCCATTACCCAGACTCCTCCGTATAAGAGTCCTTTTTCGCCCTTTAAGCAAGCCCAATATCTGGGGTTTATCTTAGCTGAAGACGGCACGACCATACGGGGTAGCTCCATAGCACGACAATGGCGTAAGCTTGTCCCCGCTTTAAAGGCTTTTCAACGGTACTCCTGCAACCTGAAAAAGAAGCCTCCCCCCAAAAACGGCCTTCCTAAAAACCCAAGCACCAAAAAACTCCTTAAACGATTTGCCCTTATTCCAATAATGGTTAAAATTCCTTCCTTAAAGGAAGAAGAGCCGATAAAGCATAAAGTCCGTTGTTACGCACGAAATTTTCCAGCTTATGCTTGGCGCAGCGCCAAAATATTTCGCGACACTGGCGATACGAACGAAAAAATTTCCAAACAATGCCGCAATTTTGAAAAAAAATTCTACGCAGCCCTTCATCGGGCCCAACGCGGAGAAAACCCTTTTCCCTCCAAGAAAAAACGGACACACCCTTCTACCGCCCTGTTCACCTCTCATAATCCTGAATAA
- a CDS encoding glucose/quinate/shikimate family membrane-bound PQQ-dependent dehydrogenase, translating into MNINTPPPRSLLVTLTAIACALIAALLIIGGGYLVSLNGTAYYLITGLALLVTAFLLFRQNAYAYFLYSAVLIGTLIWAVYETGLDFWALAPRLDILAFFGVWLILPFVIKHFGRGRKPGAAITFGSLFLYAIVLAIALFEDPQDVAGQLPPVAADAQPQQDAKTIADGDWIAYGRTGFGDRFSPLTQITPDNAHKLKVAWTFRTGDLPGPNDPGETTFEVTPLKVNNTLYFCTQHQWVYALDPGTGKVKWKFDPKVNDNPTFQHLTCRGVSYHETKADAVDVTGTKAPQECTKRIFVPVNDGRMIALDADTGAKCTGFGKDGELNLYEYMPVKTLGELIPTSPPVVTDKVLIVSSAVTDNYSSHEPSGVIRGYDIYNGKLLWVFDSGNPDPNQMPSATHNYSPNSPNSWITSSVDENLGLVYIPMGVQTPDIWGGNRDKNSERYASSLVALHIDTGKLAWSYQTVHHDLWDMDLPSQPSLADIKTENGIIPAIYVPAKTGNIFVLDRRSGQPIVPSPERPVPQGAAKGDFSSPTQPFSELTFRPEKKLTGADMWGASMFDQMVCRIMFHRLRYEGTFTPPSEQGTLVFPGNLGMFEWGGIAIDPVRQIAIANPIAIPFVSRLIPRGPGNPSEPPKDAKGAGMENGLQPMYGTPYAVTLNAFLSPLGIPCKKPAWGYMAGIDLKTHKIMWMHRNGTIRDVAPLPIPFKLGVPSLGGPLVTAGGVAFLTSTMDYYIRAYDVTTGKVLWEDRLPAGGQSTPMSYSHEGRQYILTADGGHGSFGTKIGDYVVAYALPDEDQKEAAKP; encoded by the coding sequence ATGAATATAAACACACCTCCGCCGCGCAGCTTACTGGTCACACTAACGGCCATTGCATGCGCACTCATAGCCGCCCTTCTGATTATCGGAGGGGGTTATCTTGTTTCCTTAAATGGAACTGCCTATTACCTTATTACTGGCCTTGCATTGCTGGTAACAGCCTTTTTGCTTTTCCGGCAAAATGCCTATGCCTATTTCCTTTATAGCGCCGTTTTAATCGGCACACTGATATGGGCCGTCTATGAAACAGGGCTCGATTTCTGGGCACTAGCCCCACGGCTTGATATCCTGGCCTTTTTTGGGGTTTGGCTCATCCTGCCTTTCGTTATAAAACATTTCGGACGTGGAAGAAAGCCCGGTGCTGCCATCACATTCGGCTCACTCTTCTTATATGCCATTGTTCTGGCCATCGCCCTGTTCGAAGACCCACAAGATGTCGCCGGGCAATTGCCCCCTGTGGCTGCCGATGCCCAGCCCCAGCAAGATGCTAAAACCATCGCCGATGGAGACTGGATCGCTTATGGCCGCACGGGCTTTGGAGACCGATTCTCCCCCCTTACCCAGATCACCCCAGACAACGCCCATAAGCTGAAAGTTGCCTGGACCTTCCGCACCGGAGATCTGCCCGGCCCCAATGACCCAGGCGAGACCACCTTCGAGGTTACCCCCCTAAAGGTTAACAACACGCTCTATTTCTGTACCCAACACCAATGGGTTTATGCCCTTGACCCTGGCACAGGAAAGGTTAAATGGAAGTTCGACCCCAAGGTTAATGATAACCCTACCTTCCAGCATCTCACCTGCCGCGGGGTTTCCTACCATGAAACCAAAGCCGATGCCGTAGATGTTACAGGCACCAAGGCCCCACAGGAATGCACAAAGCGCATCTTCGTGCCCGTTAATGACGGCCGCATGATCGCCCTTGATGCCGATACAGGAGCTAAATGCACAGGCTTCGGTAAAGATGGAGAGCTTAACCTCTACGAATATATGCCTGTCAAAACACTGGGAGAGTTGATCCCAACATCTCCGCCTGTTGTCACAGATAAAGTGCTGATCGTATCCTCTGCTGTTACTGATAACTACTCTTCCCATGAGCCTTCTGGGGTTATCCGTGGGTATGATATCTATAACGGCAAATTGCTCTGGGTGTTTGACTCTGGCAACCCTGACCCTAATCAGATGCCTTCTGCCACCCACAACTACTCTCCTAACTCTCCTAACTCCTGGATTACCTCATCAGTTGATGAAAATCTTGGCCTGGTCTACATCCCCATGGGTGTACAAACTCCTGATATCTGGGGTGGAAACCGTGATAAAAACTCCGAACGCTATGCAAGCTCCCTAGTGGCCCTGCATATTGATACGGGAAAATTGGCATGGTCTTACCAAACGGTTCATCATGACCTTTGGGATATGGACCTTCCCTCTCAGCCAAGCTTGGCTGACATTAAAACTGAGAACGGGATCATTCCCGCTATCTATGTTCCCGCCAAAACCGGTAACATTTTTGTGCTGGATCGTAGAAGTGGCCAGCCTATTGTACCAAGCCCGGAACGCCCTGTTCCTCAAGGCGCTGCTAAAGGGGACTTCTCCTCACCAACACAGCCTTTCTCTGAGCTGACCTTCCGCCCAGAGAAAAAACTCACAGGTGCTGATATGTGGGGAGCCAGCATGTTTGATCAGATGGTTTGCCGCATCATGTTCCATCGGCTGCGTTATGAAGGCACCTTCACACCTCCTTCAGAACAGGGAACCCTGGTATTCCCAGGCAACCTGGGCATGTTTGAATGGGGCGGCATTGCTATTGACCCTGTAAGACAAATTGCTATTGCCAACCCTATCGCCATACCGTTCGTCTCTCGCTTGATTCCCCGTGGGCCTGGTAACCCCTCTGAACCCCCCAAAGATGCAAAAGGGGCTGGTATGGAAAATGGCTTACAGCCCATGTATGGCACACCTTATGCTGTTACTCTTAATGCTTTCCTTTCACCTTTGGGAATTCCCTGTAAAAAACCCGCTTGGGGCTATATGGCTGGGATTGATTTGAAAACCCATAAGATTATGTGGATGCATCGGAACGGCACCATCCGTGACGTAGCCCCACTGCCTATCCCCTTCAAGCTTGGGGTGCCAAGCCTGGGTGGCCCGCTTGTTACAGCCGGTGGCGTAGCTTTCCTGACTTCTACTATGGATTACTATATCCGTGCCTATGATGTCACCACAGGAAAGGTTCTCTGGGAAGATCGCCTTCCAGCAGGTGGGCAATCAACCCCTATGTCCTATTCACATGAGGGTAGACAATATATCCTGACTGCGGATGGCGGACACGGTTCATTTGGAACCAAAATTGGTGACTATGTGGTTGCCTATGCCCTCCCTGATGAGGACCAAAAAGAAGCTGCAAAGCCTTAA
- the rpmI gene encoding 50S ribosomal protein L35 translates to MPKMKTKSSVKKRFKITATGKVLAGPGNKRHGLINRSQKMKRSNRGTQVLTEQDGKTVKQWAPYGLSR, encoded by the coding sequence ATGCCCAAGATGAAAACAAAGTCTTCTGTTAAGAAGCGTTTTAAAATTACAGCCACTGGTAAGGTGTTGGCTGGCCCAGGGAATAAGCGCCATGGCCTTATTAACCGCTCCCAGAAAATGAAACGTTCGAACCGTGGCACTCAGGTGTTGACCGAACAGGATGGCAAAACTGTTAAGCAGTGGGCCCCCTACGGTCTTTCAAGATAG
- the rplT gene encoding 50S ribosomal protein L20 — MARVKRGVTAHARHKKVLKQSKGFVGRSSTNYRMAIERLEKSLQYAYRDRRNKKRDFRSLWIQRINAAVREHGLTYSRFINGLDKAGIVIDRKMLASIAYDDAAGFAEIVKQAQAALG; from the coding sequence ATGGCAAGAGTAAAACGCGGTGTTACCGCTCATGCCCGTCATAAAAAGGTGCTGAAACAAAGCAAGGGCTTTGTTGGGCGCTCTTCAACCAATTATCGTATGGCGATTGAACGGCTGGAAAAGTCGTTACAATATGCCTATCGGGATCGTCGCAACAAAAAGCGCGATTTTCGCTCCTTGTGGATTCAACGTATCAACGCTGCAGTGCGTGAACATGGGTTGACTTATAGCCGTTTCATCAATGGCCTGGACAAGGCCGGCATTGTGATCGACCGGAAAATGCTGGCCAGTATCGCCTATGATGATGCCGCAGGGTTTGCCGAAATTGTTAAACAGGCCCAGGCTGCATTAGGTTAA
- the pheS gene encoding phenylalanine--tRNA ligase subunit alpha codes for MSDDLQALREETVLALEQVTDLREWDAIRVGVLGKSGRLTALLKTLGQASPEERKTRGAALNRLRDELTTLIEACKEKIEAQLLDQRLERERLDATIPVPSLGQGIIHPISHSIAEITAIFATMGFVQAEGPDIETEWHNFSALNTPEHHPARTDQDTFYLPETEGGIGRVLRTQTSPVQIRTMLTQTPPIRVIVPGRTYRADHDATHSPMFHQCEGLVIDKAITLSHLKGCLIDFLRAFFGNPHLPVRFRSSYFPFTEPSMEVDIGWNRKTGEIGQGGDWLEVLGSGMVHARVLANCGLDPREWQGFAFGMGVERLTMLKNGIPDLRSFYESDVRWLKRFGFSPFMPVILHEGVNR; via the coding sequence ATGAGTGATGACCTTCAGGCTTTACGGGAAGAAACAGTGCTTGCACTGGAACAGGTGACAGACCTGCGGGAGTGGGATGCGATCCGGGTGGGGGTATTGGGCAAGAGTGGCCGCCTTACAGCCTTGTTGAAAACCCTGGGCCAGGCCAGCCCCGAGGAGCGCAAAACTCGGGGGGCAGCTCTAAACCGCCTGCGTGATGAGCTTACCACCCTTATTGAGGCCTGCAAGGAAAAGATTGAAGCCCAGCTTTTAGACCAACGCCTTGAGCGCGAACGGCTGGATGCGACCATTCCAGTCCCCTCCTTAGGGCAGGGCATTATTCATCCCATCAGTCATTCTATCGCAGAAATTACAGCCATTTTTGCTACCATGGGGTTTGTGCAGGCTGAAGGCCCTGATATTGAAACCGAATGGCATAATTTTTCAGCCCTCAACACCCCAGAACATCACCCCGCCCGAACAGACCAGGATACTTTTTATCTTCCCGAAACGGAGGGGGGCATAGGGCGTGTCCTACGCACCCAGACTTCTCCCGTTCAGATTCGAACCATGCTGACTCAAACACCCCCTATTCGGGTTATTGTGCCGGGGCGCACATATCGGGCCGATCATGATGCAACTCATTCGCCTATGTTTCATCAATGTGAGGGGCTGGTGATCGATAAGGCCATAACACTTAGCCATCTTAAAGGGTGTTTGATAGATTTTTTACGAGCCTTTTTTGGAAATCCCCATTTGCCGGTTCGGTTTCGTTCCTCTTACTTTCCCTTCACTGAACCTTCCATGGAGGTTGATATTGGCTGGAACCGAAAAACAGGGGAAATCGGCCAGGGCGGAGATTGGCTGGAAGTCTTAGGTTCTGGCATGGTGCATGCCCGTGTTTTGGCCAATTGCGGATTAGACCCGCGGGAGTGGCAGGGGTTTGCCTTTGGCATGGGGGTAGAGCGTTTAACCATGTTAAAAAATGGTATTCCGGATTTGCGCTCCTTTTACGAAAGTGATGTGCGATGGTTAAAGCGTTTTGGTTTCAGCCCGTTTATGCCCGTTATTCTGCATGAAGGAGTAAACCGGTGA